In the Paenibacillus sp. FSL R7-0337 genome, CTAAGCTGGGCATAAGAACAACGACCTCATGGCCTATTAAAGTCAGGGCGTTCGCAAGCTCCGCTATCATCCGCTGCGCACCGCCTCTGGATAAGGTCAGAACCGGAAAGGTCAGTCTCAATTCCTTCTCTCCTTTCTCAGCAGCTTCGTCAATTTCCCCCTGTGCATGGACTGAACCATGGCAATTTCCCGGTTCTGCGCCTCGCTGTGCAGGACCGAGCCCATCTCATTATGGACGCGGTAATCCAGCAGCGGCTCTTCTATATAAGACCACTCATAATGAGGCAGAATCCGCAGCCACATATCATAATCCTGTGTATACAGGAGCTTCTCATTAAACATACCAACCCTGGAGAGAACCTCCATATCTAACAGCACCGTGCTGCCGTTCACCGGACAGCCGGACATCATGGTCTGTATGAGGGCCGGCCTGCGCAAGGACGGCATTCGGACTATATCGGAGAACCGCTGCCCGTGCTCATTAATATAGTAGTAAGCCGTATGATTGAAGGAGGTGC is a window encoding:
- a CDS encoding glycosyltransferase → MNQKTKVSVVIPFYNCPYVHLAVESVLAQSYTDIELIVVDDGSTLHTEKLDAYRSRIVYVRKTNGGTGSALNKGIEVASGAYFAWLSADDLFHPDKIRRQIEAIRNSGTSFNHTAYYYINEHGQRFSDIVRMPSLRRPALIQTMMSGCPVNGSTVLLDMEVLSRVGMFNEKLLYTQDYDMWLRILPHYEWSYIEEPLLDYRVHNEMGSVLHSEAQNREIAMVQSMHRGKLTKLLRKERRN